A segment of the Deinococcus ficus genome:
ACTTCAGGGGTGATGATGGCGGCCTCGGTGCCCACCCCGCCCTGGCCCGCTTCTGCCTTCTGCGTGTAGCTGCGGTCGCAGAAGCACAGGACCTTGTCGATCGAGGGATCGCGCACCATCTGCTCCATGAACCGGTAGAGGTTCGATCCAGGCTCCTGGTACCGGTCCATTTCCACCCAGACGCCGTTCCCCTCCAGGAAGTCGGCCACGGCGTTGACGCGCGTGACGGTGGTCGCGTTTCCCCAGGAGTACGAGATGAACACCTTCGGTTTGCCGTCCTCGGTCGCCATCCCGTGATTAGACCGCACCGTGCAGCGGCCAGACGCCCAGAATCAGATCGGGCCTGAGGCGGGTCACAGACACCCTCTCTGCGGACCCCGGCTCTTTGCTGCCCGGACCCGGGCCATGTCACCTCAGCGTGGAGCCAGCTCGAAGGATTTGCAGATCTTCAGCGCCAGCGCGCTTGTCTTCGCGAGAAGCGACGGGCTCACGCCCCATCCGTTCACCGTGGCCGAGCAGACCAGCACGCCGTCAAAGGCCTTGCCCGCCGGGCGCGAGACTTCCAGGCCGATGTCGCCATTGCGGTAGGTGGTCGTCCTGACCGTGAAGGCCCCGTCGCGCTTCGTCACGCTCGAGCCGCCGATCACCATCGTCATGCCGGCGTTGCTCCACAGGCCCAGTTTCAGCTGAATGCCGAGATCAGGGCCGTTATCGCCTGACCGGACCCATGCCTCGCGTCCCACGCTGCCATTCGCGTTGCGGCTCGCTTCCAATCCCTTCGGCAGCTGAACGCGGACCTTGCGCGGCCTGTCGCCGGGGTCCGGCAGGGTGAACCCCGTGGGTTTGAGGGGCGCGGCGAGGAGGGCACGCGCCGCCTGGTCCGGCCAGGACCCCGGCGCCGGCACCTGAGCGCCGCCCTGCGCTGAGACGGCACTGAGGGCGCTCAGCGTCACGGCGGTGATCAGGAGGGTCGTGGCGCGCTTCATTCCGTCTATGATCGCAGCCTCGGTGTCCGGATGCTGCGCACATCCGTCGCCAAGCACGATCACACCGTCGAGGGCATCCGGGACCGTTGGCGGCCGGTCACGCTTGAGCGGGAACAGGTGTCTCCCATGCCTGACAGAGCGTGGATCGGTGCGTCAACCCTCCAGAGCCGAGCGGGAGAGCCCAGCTACACTGAGCGGCCGAGCGCTCCCTTCAGGGCGGCCAACCCACCTGACGGCATCCCCGCCTGCTGGAGCCAGAGTGCTGAGCTCAGGCCGCTTCACGGCCGGCTGCAGAGTTGCCGGATCCTCCCCAGCGCTTTCACCCACACTCAACCAAGGATGGACCGGATATGACCAATACCCCGCACCTCATTGCCCTTCAACAGCCGTCCGAGGCCGAGCTTCAGGCCGCCATCGCCACCCTCCAGAGCGGCCGTGAAATGAGTGGAGAGGAGGTGCTCGAGGCCACCTTGCCCGTCATCGGGGAAGCCTGCGCTCTGTATGAGACGGGGACGAGCCGGGAGGACGTGGTGGCGGCGCTGGTGGCGCGCGGTGTGGAGGCAGGTTCGGCACAGGTGATGACCGACAAGGCCGTCGAGATTGTGGAATCCAACCGCCAGCGGGGTCCGCACCTGGCCGCCCAGCGCCGGACGGCCAACCTCCAGTTCATCGCGGTGGTGCTGTTCATGGGCGGGCTGTTGGCGGTGAGTCTGTACCAGGTCATCCGCGCCCTGACGACCTGATCCGGCCAGGCGTTCTGCTTCTGCCCTCCTCTCACCCCGCTGCACGCGGGGTGCCTTTTTGGCATGTATCTCCATTCCGTCGCGCTGCCCACCCCCGCCGCCTCACTGCCCGGCCACAAGCATGTGCTGCTCCTGATCGACGTGTCGTGCTCGATGACCAGTGAACTGCCTGGGCTTACCGCTGACCTGCACCGGCACCTGCTCGAACACCTGTGTCCGGGTGACGAACTCAGCGTCGTGTGGTTCTCCGGGCGCGGGGAGTGCGGCGCGGTCCTCGCGCACGAGACGGTCACCACGCTGGCCGAGTCCCAGCGCGTGGCGGACCTGATCGGGCGGTGGCTGGTGCCGGTGGGATCCACCCGCTTCACGGACGCCCTGAACCACGGCGCGGCCCTCGCGGCCCGGCCCACCTCGGCCGTCTTCATGACCGACGGGCAGGACACCCAGAATGACCGCTCGAGCATTCTGCAAGCCGCGCAGGAGCTCGCCCTGCACGTCCGTGACGCCCATGGCGTCGAGTACGGCGATCACACCGACCGCCGCACGTTGAGTGAGCTGGCCGGCATGCTCGGTGCCGCCCCGCGCCTCGTGCAGAGCGCCGCGGTGGACCAGGACGTCACGGGCCAGGTGTTGGGCCTGCCCGCGCCTGCCGAGAAGACCGCGTTCGACGTCCTCCGGGATGACCCGGTCATCATCGTTCAGGCGGAGGCGGGCCAGGTGATGCTGCCGGAAGGCACGGCGCAGGTGCGCCCCTTCACCGGTCTGCCCGGTCCGGATGACGTCGGCGGGAAGCCGGAAGGGGCGTTTCAGGACGCGTTGTACGTTCAGCTGCTGCGTGCGGCCCGCACCCTCGACGGTCCGGAAATCGAGCGCACCCTGCGGCGGCTCGGCGACCGGGCCCTGATTCAGCTGACGGGCGGGCTGTACGGCAAGCAGCGGTTCGGGCAGTTCGAAGCGGTGGTCGAGGAGATGTGCACGAGGCCGGAGCGGCGCTACCCGCTCGGCTACGACGCCGCGGCCCTGCCGGACGAGTCGCAGCCGACCGTCACGGAAGTGCTGACGCTGCTCAGTGACGGCGGGAGTGAGCTGCTGACAAGGCACCCGGCGTTCCAGTACCGCCGGGTCAGCCGGGGGACGGCGCCGGACCCTGACCCGGCCGTGACCTGGCGTGGCACCGGCGAGCCGCGCATCACGGGTCTCGTCTCCCACGCCCGGCGGCCGAACCTCTCCCTGCAGGTCACGACGCCCGGCACCGCGCAGCTGCGCCGCCCCCCGCAGGCGTTGGCCGCCCTGCTGCCGGACACCCTGGACGTCCCCCGCGTGCAGACCTACACCGTGCTTCACTCGGGAATCCTCCACCTCTCCACCCTGCCGGTCCGGCCGTCCCCGGTCGCCCTGACGCAGCTGAAGGCCTGGGGGCTCGCGCCCGAACACACTGCGCCTGGCGAGGCGGTCTGCGTGGAGCTCGGCCGCCTGCCGCTGGTCCGGCGGAGCGAGGTGCAGCGCGTGCGCGCGGCGGATTTCGCCCGGCGAACGGTGCAGCTCGAGCGGCACAAGGCGGTCGTCAAGGTTCTGAGGGAAGCCTACGCCGTGCACTTCCCGCCCCGCAGCAGTGCAATGCTGGCCGGCACGTACGGCGCGGACGCCGCGGCCTGGCTGCGTGAGCAGGGCGTGACGGACCGCGGCTTCAGCCCGCGCGGCCCACTGCAGCCCGGGCGGGATGACGTGCCGGTCGTCGAACTCGAGGTGGCGATCAAGGGCGTGTCCAGCCTGCCCAAAACCAGCGACGTGCTGGCCAGGATCGCGGCGGGCAAGGCCCTCACGACCCGTGAACGGCTGATCCAGGCCGCTCTGGCGCAGGTCCCGGTGGATCCGGCCGAGCTGCCCGGCGCGCTGGACCGGCATCTCCAGCACGTGCGGGAGGCTGAAGTCGACCTGCGCCGTGACCTGATGGCCCTGCTGGTCGGGCAGACCTGGTTTGCGGACCTGGCCCCGGACGAGACGGAAGTGACGGTGACGGAGGGGGGCGAGCCCTTCACGGTGCGCCTCGGGACCCGTGAGCTGACCGAGGGCGTCTGACGTGGCTCCGCTGCCGGGCGCCGGTGAACCGCCGATCGAGCGGCCCTATACTAATTTCGAGGAGGAGAATATGCGATTACACGAACGACTCAGGGAGCTGCGCAGCGAACGCGGGCTGCGGCTCAAGGACATCGCCGAGCGTTGCGGCGTGAGCGTGCCCTACCTCAGCGACCTCGAACGCGGCCGGGCCAACCCCAGCCTGGACACCCTCCAGACGCTGGCCGGCGCGTACGAGCTGAGCGTCAACGACCTGCTGATGGGCGTGGACTTCTACGGCAACGCTAGCGCCCAGAGCCTCCCACTCGGCCTCAAGGAGCTGCTCGACGACCCCATCCTGGGCGCGCAGATCACCCCGGAGTGGGTCGAGTCGCTCGCCCGCATCGAACTGCGCGGCCGCCGCCCCCGTGACAAGCAGGACTGGTACGAGATCTTCCTGCACCTGCGGCGCATCCTCAGCTGACCTGGAGCGGGGCCGCCCACGACCAGGGTGCACTGCAGGGGCGCTCACCCAATGTTCTCCGCCTCGAAATTCGACAGGTACGCCAGGCAGAGCGCTTGAAACAGTGACGGCGCCTTGACTTCCCGGGGGCTGTGCGGCGTCCCGTTCGGTTTCCAGACCCGGGCGAAGAACCGCTTCCCGTGCGGGGTCTCCTCCTCCCAGACGAGGGTGCGCATGCCCTGCTCCGCCGCGACTCTCATCAGGCCGTAGACCAGTCCAGACTCTTCGAGGGGGTCGTTGTCCTCGCTGGTCTCGCTTTTCATGATCTGAGTCACCGTGACGCCCCCCGAGTAGAGCAAGGTAAAGGGAGAGTCGTCCTGGACGACACCACCGGTTGTCATCGTCGGCCACACGAAGTGGTCCGGATCCACCCTGATCAGTCGGTTCAGCAGCTGCATGACGTCCATGGCGCCCACTATAGGAAGGGTCACACAGCCAGCGGAAACGACGAGGAACAAAAGTTGGGGACGCCGTGCTGCGTCCCCCACCCCTGCAGTTCTGCGTGCCGGTGCGGCTCAGTCCTAGCACGACTTAAACACGTACGTTTCGACACACCAGTGCCGAGGCCCGATGTACAGCGCGGATCGCGAACTGTCGCAGGTACCCTGAAGCATGACGAATGAGCGCGTCCTCCTGCAGGCGTTTGCAGGGCGCTGCACGGGCTGGTCCTACGACCTTGTGCAGGTGGATGACAGGGGGATCGCCGCCTCCCGTTCCACTCCTCAAGGGGTTCAAACCCTGGACCTTAGCCTCACCTGGAAACGCAGAAGCTGGCGCGTCCACCTCACGGCAACAACCGCCTTCTTCCTTCCTGACGAAGACCCCAGCGAGGGGATGGAACGCAGCACCATGCGGTTCCGGACACTTCCGTCCATGCTCGACCCTCGGTGGCCGAACGAATGGCAATACCTCCAGGGAACGAATCCCGAACCCCTGGTGCATACCCTCGGCGAGGTCTACGAGCAGACCCTCGAGCCCCATCTGAGGGTGGTTTCATCGCTGACAGGGTTGGTCCGCTTCATGCTGGAGGACTACCAGCCAGGCATGTTTCTCGAGCCGCGGGCAAGCTGGTCGTTCGATCGGGCCCTCAAACTGGCACAGCTTCTTGAGCCTGGAGCGCACGAAGGGGTACAAGTGGCGTTAAGGGCACGTGCGCAGGCGTTGGAAATCAACCCTTGGGACAATGTGTTTAAGTCGTGCTAGAGCGTGTGCTCACGGACGTCCGGCTCCTCAGGAAGAAGACGCCGCGCAGGCGCACACCAACCCACGAGCGCATCCAGGACGTTGTCCCTGAGTAGATCCTGTTCTGACTCAGGAAGCTTCCTCACCTTGCCCTCTAACAGCGCATTAAACTCTCGGTACAGTTGCTGCTTTGTCCAGCCTTCGGTGTGGAGTTCCCCTACCAAACTGCGGAGCGCTTCGCCCGGATTCTCCTTGCGGAGTGACTGCTGAACCCGCACAGTCAGTTGCATTTCTCAAGCATAGCGGGCCTACCTTCAGCGCCATGTTGCATCGGCATGACCTGACTGACGTCCAGTGGATCGCCGTCCAGCCGCACCTGCCCACATCGTTCCTTCCCGGATCACGCCCGTGGAGTCGGACGTGTAGGTGAGTTTCACGTCCGTACCGCGCATCTGGAAGGTCCGGATGCGCACGGTGCCGAACTCCCGGTACTCCACCCGGGAGCTGAGCAGTGTGCACTGCGTCCGGCCGCACAGTGGCGCGGTGGTGTCGGTGATCGGCTTGCCCAGGAACCTAGCGGCCTGCGCCGAGCATCCCAGCAGCGCCGCCACGACGATGACGTGTTTCATCCCGGCATGCTGCGCCGCGGGTCGGACCGCCCGAGGGGCAAACTCGGCAGCGTGCGCCCACCCGCACGACACACTTGGGGGAAACGGTCTCGGTCCGGCCGATCCGGCCGTCGTGGACCGGAACCACCCGCGAGCGATGCAGGATGAAGGTCACGCCCCGCGCCCTGGCGCCAGCCCCCTTCCCTCCGCCTCCGAGGTCGCCTATGCCCGACAACGAACACGAGATTTCCGCGGTGATTCAGGTGGCGAGCCGCGCGCCGGAACTCCGGGGGCTGGTCACCTCGGCCGTTCCCCTGGTGTTCTTCTGCGGCCTGGTCACGGCCCTCAGTGTCTGGTTGAGTGTCAGCGCCGATCCCCAGCGGATTCTGCTGCTGTGCTTCCTGGCGCTGCTGAGTGTCATGGGGAGCGCCCTGCTGGTCCTGAGCAGTTTGCGCCCGGGACGGGCCCAGGCGCCGGCCCGGGAGTGGCGGCGGGCGGAGGGGTTCGCGCAGCGGCTCCTGCACCGGCACGGCTGGACGCGAGGTGACCTGACCGCGGCGCAGGTGAGGCTGGACGCTCAGCGCCCTCCGTTCAGTCCCCAGGTGCCTGTGTGGGCCTGCCCGCTGGCGGGCCTGGTGGGCAGCCTGGAGTCCCCGCTGCTCGGCGGCGCTCTGGCGGGCGTGGCCGGCCTGTGCACCCTGTGGGGCCTCCGGCAGGTCCTGTGGCATGAACGCCGGCAGCAGGAGTCCAGGCTGCTGCGGACCCTGCTGCTGCTGCGCGAGCCGGCCGCCCGGGAGCGCCCGTGACCTTCGGCCGGTTGAGCAGGCTCTGGCAGGACCTGCGCCGCCCGCTCCCGCCGCCCGAGCGGGTGATGCTCGGCGAACGGACCGGACTGACCTGCAGGGAGCTGCGCGAGCAGGTGCTCGTGATCGGCACGCCGGAACAGACGCGTCAGGGCGCCGGGGGGCTGTTGCAGGCCTGCGTGCCGCACGGCATGACGGCACTGGCGCTGACCGGTCCCGGCGACGCTTTCCCGCCCGGAGTGGACAGCGGGAGCGACGTGCACCGCGTGACCAGCGCGGCCGAGGCTGACCAGGCCGTGCACGCCCTGTTCGAATGGAGTCAGGCCCGGAGCAGCCGGTACACTCCGGACGTCTGGCCGTTCATGCTGCTCGTGACGCCCGGCCTGCCGAGCGAGGTGCTGGACGTGGTGCTGCACTGGATCCCGGCGCTCCGAGGGCACAACTTCGCGGTGATCGTCTGCCTGTCGCCCGAGCAGGTGCAGCCTGGAATGCGCTGGCTGTTCGGCAACGTGATGTGCTGGGCGGACGGGTTCAGCGCGGCGCGCGGGTTACGCCCCACCGACCTGGCCCCGCCCGGGCCGGGCGAGGCCGCGCTCCTGACGTCGAGGGCGGGCGGGGCTCACCTGACCCTGCGGCCGGGCCGCTGAGGAGGGGGGCCGGCGACGCGGCCTGAACCGGGCACGGGCGCCCCGCCGGCCGT
Coding sequences within it:
- a CDS encoding helix-turn-helix domain-containing protein — encoded protein: MRLHERLRELRSERGLRLKDIAERCGVSVPYLSDLERGRANPSLDTLQTLAGAYELSVNDLLMGVDFYGNASAQSLPLGLKELLDDPILGAQITPEWVESLARIELRGRRPRDKQDWYEIFLHLRRILS
- a CDS encoding vWA domain-containing protein, which produces MYLHSVALPTPAASLPGHKHVLLLIDVSCSMTSELPGLTADLHRHLLEHLCPGDELSVVWFSGRGECGAVLAHETVTTLAESQRVADLIGRWLVPVGSTRFTDALNHGAALAARPTSAVFMTDGQDTQNDRSSILQAAQELALHVRDAHGVEYGDHTDRRTLSELAGMLGAAPRLVQSAAVDQDVTGQVLGLPAPAEKTAFDVLRDDPVIIVQAEAGQVMLPEGTAQVRPFTGLPGPDDVGGKPEGAFQDALYVQLLRAARTLDGPEIERTLRRLGDRALIQLTGGLYGKQRFGQFEAVVEEMCTRPERRYPLGYDAAALPDESQPTVTEVLTLLSDGGSELLTRHPAFQYRRVSRGTAPDPDPAVTWRGTGEPRITGLVSHARRPNLSLQVTTPGTAQLRRPPQALAALLPDTLDVPRVQTYTVLHSGILHLSTLPVRPSPVALTQLKAWGLAPEHTAPGEAVCVELGRLPLVRRSEVQRVRAADFARRTVQLERHKAVVKVLREAYAVHFPPRSSAMLAGTYGADAAAWLREQGVTDRGFSPRGPLQPGRDDVPVVELEVAIKGVSSLPKTSDVLARIAAGKALTTRERLIQAALAQVPVDPAELPGALDRHLQHVREAEVDLRRDLMALLVGQTWFADLAPDETEVTVTEGGEPFTVRLGTRELTEGV